A window of the bacterium genome harbors these coding sequences:
- a CDS encoding multidrug ABC transporter substrate-binding protein has product MLGLEILRVALGAIRANKLRAFLTTLGIIIGIAAVITMVALGEGAQRAVEERIARLGTNVLTVRPGQQFFGGIDRGDRRLTARDAEALLREPKAIRAVSPEMERRLQVEYGSANSNTQIFGVWASYPAIQNQHVAVGRYFTESEERGRRRVAVLGARVGERLGVPNTAALVGQTIRIRGIPFEVIGVLAERGDQGWSNPDEAIYIPLATAQFRVFGTDRVRSILVQAVSAEAMDDAIAEIDAVIRREHRLRPGQPSDFNIRNQTTLLTTFQETTRTFTFLLAGIAAVSLVVGGIGIMNIMLVSVTERTREIGIRKALGARRRDIMLQFLIEALVLCLAGGLLGLAAGVGGAYALQRVAQWNTAVAPESLVLAVGFAAAVGLFFGIWPARRAARLDPIVALRYE; this is encoded by the coding sequence ATGCTCGGGCTCGAGATCCTGCGTGTCGCGTTGGGTGCGATCCGCGCCAACAAGCTGAGAGCGTTCCTGACGACGCTCGGCATCATCATCGGCATCGCGGCGGTGATCACGATGGTCGCGCTGGGCGAGGGTGCCCAGCGCGCTGTCGAGGAGCGCATCGCGCGGCTCGGCACGAACGTGCTGACCGTGCGTCCGGGCCAGCAGTTCTTCGGAGGCATTGACCGGGGCGACCGGCGGTTGACCGCGCGCGATGCCGAGGCGCTGCTGCGGGAGCCGAAGGCGATCCGCGCGGTGAGCCCGGAAATGGAGCGTCGGCTCCAGGTCGAGTACGGCTCGGCCAACTCGAACACGCAGATCTTCGGCGTCTGGGCGAGCTACCCGGCCATCCAGAACCAGCACGTCGCGGTCGGGCGGTATTTCACCGAGAGCGAGGAGCGCGGGCGCCGGCGCGTCGCGGTGTTGGGAGCGCGCGTGGGCGAGCGGCTCGGGGTGCCCAACACCGCTGCGCTGGTCGGCCAGACCATCCGCATCCGCGGCATCCCCTTCGAGGTGATCGGCGTCCTGGCGGAACGGGGCGACCAGGGATGGTCCAACCCGGACGAGGCGATCTACATCCCGCTCGCGACGGCGCAGTTCCGAGTGTTCGGCACGGATCGGGTCCGCTCGATCCTGGTGCAGGCGGTCAGCGCGGAGGCCATGGATGACGCCATCGCCGAGATCGACGCGGTGATCCGCCGCGAGCATCGTCTGCGCCCGGGTCAGCCGAGCGACTTCAACATCCGCAACCAGACGACGCTGCTCACCACGTTCCAGGAGACGACGCGCACGTTCACGTTCCTTCTCGCCGGGATCGCGGCCGTGTCGCTGGTGGTGGGGGGCATCGGGATCATGAACATCATGCTCGTGTCCGTGACGGAGCGGACGCGGGAGATCGGCATCCGCAAGGCGCTGGGCGCGCGTCGTCGCGACATCATGCTGCAGTTCCTGATCGAGGCGCTGGTGCTGTGTCTGGCCGGCGGTCTGCTCGGCCTCGCGGCGGGCGTCGGCGGCGCGTACGCGCTCCAGCGGGTGGCGCAGTGGAACACCGCCGTCGCGCCCGAGTCGCTCGTGCTCGCGGTGGGGTTCGCCGCGGCGGTCGGGCTGTTCTTCGGGATCTGGCCCGCGCGGCGCGCGGCGCGTCTGGATCCGATCGTCGCGCTCCGCTACGAATAG